The following nucleotide sequence is from Longimicrobium sp..
CCGCTCCAGCTCGGCCGGGGACGCGCTCAGCAGCTTCACGGCGCTCCTCCCGCCACGACGGCTGGCGGATCGTTCACCTGGATCTTCTCCTGCGACAGGAACCGCATGATCTCGCGGGCGGAGGGCAGGTTGGTGATGCGCCGCCGGAGGCCGTCCAGCTCCAGCGTGAGGCTGATCGCCTCCAGCGGGTTGCGCTCGGTGCGGGAGAGGAGGCCCCTGGTGGCGAAAGTGGACAGGCAGAGGATGCACAGCCGCTCGAACGCCGTTTTCACCGGCGTGAACAGCATGTCTTGGGCATAGAACTCCATCACCTCGCCGAACGTGAACCAGTACACGGGCTCTTCGCCGCGGTACCCGATCCACTCGTGGTTCGCATCGTTGATGATCGGCCGGATCGACCTATCCGCCACCGCTAGGAAGCTCAGGTCCACGTAGTGGCGCAGGCCGTCGTGCACGTCGCTGTAGCAGAGGAGCGGGCCGATGTCGATGTCGTCGCCGGAAAGCCGCAGCTCGCGCTCCGCGTACCGGCGCAGCTCGGCCGCGATGTTGCGCCGGATCCCCAGCGGCCCGCCAAAGGTCCCGTAGGTCTGGGGCTCGGGGCTCTTCCGCCGCCTGGTCAGGAGCAGCTCGCCTTCGGGGTTCAGCAGGAGCACGCCGATCCCCACCGCCGGGTGCCGGGGCTGCGCGTCGCCGATCTCCTTCACCCAGCCCAGGAAGTTGTGTTTCTCGGCCGCGAGGTCCGGGGCGGGGCTCCCGGCGCTAAAGGCGGCCAGCGAAGGGAGGTAGTCGAAGCGCACGGCACTGTGCAGCAGGTCGCTCGGCACCTCGGTCGGGGCCCGCCAGACGACGAGCACCCGCACGCCGATCTCCCGGGCGCGGTCCACCACCCGCGCAACGGCGGCGCTGCACTCCTGGCAGCGGCCGCTGTCCACGCGCAGCAGGACCAGCGCGGAAGGCGGTCGGCCCAGCACTTCCTCCAGCCGTTCCCGGGGGTCCGAGCAGAGCACCGTCGAGAAGCCCGCGATGCGGAAGCTGCGGTCCTCGGGAGCGAGCAGCCCGTCGGGGAGACGCTGGTAGCTCTCCCTCACCCACTGGTCGAGCAGGGTCGTACGCCCCCCGGGGTCGGCGCGGTCGCCGCCCGCCGCCCCGGGGACGCCGTCCCGGTGCCCGCAGGTCAGGACGCCGAACTGGAGTTCCGGGACCTCGCGCTCGTTCGTGCTCACCCAACTGGAGCCGCTCCCGGCGGCGGGCGGCGCGGACGCCGCCCCCGCCTTCGCCGGGGTCATCCGGAACCGCGTCCGCTGGTCCGCGAAGTCCCCCTTCTTCACCAAGTGGTAGTTGGTGACGAAGTCGCCGCTCCCCGTCCAGAGCCGCGGCCACACCCGCAGGATGAGCCGCCCCTTCCGGCTCCGCCAGAGGGAGCAGACGCTGTATCCGTGCTGCCGGTGCGAGGCGTTCTGGTCGTCGTGCACGGCGCCGCTCGCCACCCAGACGATTTCCGCGCCGTCGAGCCGCCGCAGTCCCCACCCTTCGGCCTTGTGCTCGTGCCCGGACAGGTAGAGGTGCGACACCCTGGGGAGGAGCGCCCGCAGGTCCTCGCCGTCCTTGAGCCAGTCGAACGGGTGGTGGCTCAGCGCGATCACGAAGTCGTCTTCCTCCACGCCGTCCAGGAACAGCTCGGCGAACTGCTGGTTGCCCACCTGCAGGTGCCTCCTGTCGTGGTCGCCGGCCTTCCCGGTACAGAGCAGCGCGGTGTTCATCCCCACCAGCAGGATGCTGAACTGGTCGTTCACCGGCAGGCGGTACCGCCAGTACAGCCCGTCGCCCTGGATCCCCGCTTCCGTGTTCGCCGGGGCGAACTCCCGGGCGAAGGCCTGGTAATTGGCGACCCGGCGGGCGAGCAGCTCCCGGTCCGCCGGCGTGGAAAGCGCGGCGGAGATGTCGGCCCCCTCCCACAGCTCGCTCCGCAAGCGGCTCACGTTTCCGTCCGCGTCCGCGTTGAGCTGGACGTCGTGATTGCCGGGGATGACGAAGACCCGGTCGGCGCGCACGTCCACCTCGCCCGCGATGCCCTGGAGCCACTCGGCCGCCCGGGCGTATTCCCAGTCCTGCACCGCGGCCCCGCTGAACGCGATGTCGCCCGTGACGATGATGGCGTGCGGGGCCGGCACGGTGCGGTTCTCCACCAGGTCCACGATGTCCCGCTTCATGAACTCCAGGACGATCCGCTGGTTGTACTTGTAGCCCGTGTTGCCGTGCCCGAAGTGAATGTCCGAAAGGTGGATCCAGCTAAAGACGTAGTCCGGGCTGCTCATGATGGTCTCCTGTATGGTCCGGCGGGAGGTGCGGCGGCGGGGGCGGGCGGATCGAAGCGGCCGGCCAGCGCCGCCGCCAGCAGGTTCCGGGTGTTGGCCGAGAGCTGGGATTCCATTTCGCGGAGTTGCTCCCAGGAGAAGAAGCGGAGCTGGTCGTGCTTCTGCGGCTCCTGAAGGGCGGGGGCCCCGGAGACCACCTCGGCGAGGAACCAGTGGTAATGCCACTCGCTTGCCCCCTCGTGGAAGGAGGCGGTCCCCAGCGGGCGCACGAGGCGCACCTCGACCCCCAACTCCTCCCGCGTCTCGCGGCGGGCGGCCTCTTCGGCGCTCTCGCCGTCCTCCACCTTCCCTCCGGGAGTCTCCCACTGCTCGCGCCCGGGGACGCAGCGGTGGAGCAGCAGCACGCGACCAGCCGGGTCGAGAATGACGCTTCCCGCGAGCGTAATGGGTGAAGGGGAACGCAAAGGGAGCGGTCGAAACGGGTGAACTGTCGTGCGGGACGCGGAGCGGCCGCGGCGAACACCGGTCAAGCCCAAGGTAACGCGGGCGGCCTGGACGTTCAACCGCTTTCCGTTCCCTTGCGGCCGGTCCCCGAACGCGCGCCTCCGAGGTGTGTGGGAGGGGACGGTGCAGGCGCTCCGTCCCCGCCCGGCAGCCGCGCCGGACGGGGGCTCGTTCGTTGTCGGCCCGACGTCTCAGCGCGGGGCGAGCCCCAGCACGTCCGCCCCCTGCTCGAAGACGATGTCCACCGGGATGCCGGCGCCGGCCAGGCGGTCGAGGTCCGACTGCAGCTCGGCGTCGATGCGGCCGTACTTCGCCATGAACGCCTTCACGCCCTCGTAGTCGCCGTCGCCCTGGAAGCGCAGGATCTGCTCGGAGAGCGCGTTCATCGCCTGCGTCATCTTCTCGCGGTCCACCCGGTAGGTGCCGCTCGCCGCGTCGCGGGTGAAGGCGCCGCGCTCCTTGAAGTAGTTGAAGCGCGCCACGTTCGCCCGCCCGTGCGCGCTGCTGGCCCCGAAGCGCACCGAGCGGAAGATGCTGGCCAGGAAGGTGACGTAGCTGTCCATCACGTCGCCCTGCAACTCGCCCATCCCCTGCAGCTGTGTCTGCATGTAGAGGCCCAGCACGTCGGCCTTCCCCTCCTCCAGCGCGCTCGCCTCCTCCTTGAGCGCCTCGCGCACCGTCCCCCGCCCGTTCACGGTGTTCTTGATCCCCAGCCCGTGCGCCACCTCGTGGAACATGGTGTTGCCGAAGAAGGCGTCGAAGGTGATGTGCCGGCGCTGGTCGGGGGCGATCAGGATGCCGGCGATCGGCACCAGGATGCGGTCGAACTTGGCCCGCATGGCGTTCTTCAGCTGCAGCCGCCGCGTCCCCTTCTGCAGCTGCACCTCCTCGTCGTTGGGGAGGTTGATGGCGATGGTCTTGGAGCCGGCATTGGCCTGGCCGGCGTAGAAGAGCACGTCGTAGGCGTTCAGGTCGCTGTCGGTGCCCGGCGTCTCGCGCCTGTACGCCTCGGGGACGGGGAGGCCGCGCTGCAGCCGGGGAAGCAGGGCGGCGTAGCGGGTGAGGCGCCGGCTCCACTCCTGGTCCTTCACCAGCACGTACGCCTCGTGCGCCGCCTTGTAGCCGAAGAGCAGGTCCTCGTACGTCTCGATCGGCCCGATCACCACGTCGAGGTGGTTGTCCTTCATGTCCAGCCAGGCCAGGTCGCTCGCCTGGTACTGGTCGGTGAGCAGGGCCTCGGCGCGCTCCTCCAGGTAGCGGCGCAGGCCCGGCTGCGGGGCCAGCACCGCCGCCTGGCGCAGCTTCTCGGCCGCGCGCCGGTGGTGCTCGGCATACGCCACGTGGAAGGGGACGGCGGTGAGCCGCCCGGACGCGTCGCGGCGCACCAGCGTGTACAGGCCCTTGAGCGAGTCGGCGCGGGCGCCGCCGCGCGCCACCTCGGCCTCGAACTCCGCCTTCGTCATCCCCGCGGGATAGTAGCCGGCGCCCTCGGGCTTGGCGCCCGCGCCGGCCAGGAAGGGCGCGTCGCCGGCCAGGCGGTCCCACGGCCCGTAGTTGATCTCCACGTAGCGCCGCACCCGCGGGTCCGTGACGCGGGCCAGCAGCGAGTCGCGGCTGCCGTACGCCTGCATCCAGAACACCGCGTCCATCTCGCGCGCGGCGTCGATCAGCAGCGGGATCATGCGCCGCTCGTTGTCGCTCAGGCCCGACAGGTCGGTGGTGAGGCGGACGGTGGTGTACCTGGCCAGCAGCCGGTCGATGGAATCCGTCGGGGCGTTCTGCGCCGCGGCCGGGCCGCCGCCCGCGAGCAGGGCGAGGGCCGCGGCGGCCGCGAAGAGGTTGCGGGAGGTCATGCGCTCTCCTGAGGGTCGGCGATCAACGTCAGGCAGATGAGATTCAGCGCGGGAGATACTCGCAACCGCGCGGAGCCGCCGCAAGCGGCGCGCGCTCGTACGGCCGATACAGCAAGGCCGCAGTCCGGATCGGAACGGCGGGCCCCGCGTCTGGTACCGCTCCGCGCCTCACCCGACGCGCCGGCGGGGCTTCCACCCGAAGCGCTCGAGCGAGATGCGGCCGTTGCCGTCGAACTCCACGCCCTCGGCCTCCAGCCGGAAGCGCTGCTCCAGGTCGGCGCCGCCGCGGCCGCGGCCCAGGCTGATCCGCCCCGCGGCGTTCACCACCCGGTGCCAGGGGACAGCGGTGTGCGCGGGGAGCGCGTGCAGCGCGTACCCCGCCTGCCGCGCCCGCCCGGGGAGCCCCGCCAGCGCCGCCACCTGCCCGTACGTGGCCACGCGCCCGGCGGGGATGCGCCGCACCACGCGGTACATGCGCTCGTACGCGCTCGGCTCCTCGGTCATCGCACCGGTTTGCGGAAGATCAGGGACGTCTATCGTTGTGGGATGGAATCCGGGAGTTTCGTCTACGACCCCCACGCCCATCGCTGTCATCCTGAGGAGCCGCCGCGCGGGATCACCGGAATGAGCGGATGCCCGGCGGCGACGAAGGATCTGCGGGCAGGATCCGAGCGTGAGCCTGGCTGACGCTCGAATCCCACCCGCAGATCCTTCGGGCGCACAAGCTCTTGTGCGGACGCGACTTCGGTGTGCGCGCCCTCAGGATGACAGCGTGGCTATAGTGCAGGTTTGTAAACACCCTTAGAGGATGACCGGCGTCGTAATGGCTACACCCACGCCTTCGGCATGACCTCCTCGGCGCGGCGGCAGAGCTCCTCCAGCCCCGCTTCGTCCACCAGCGCCCAGTCGGGCGGCACCGGGCGCAGGCGGCGCTTGGAGCTCTCCGACTCGAAGGTGAGCCAGCCGGTCTCGGTGGGCGGGAAGTAGAGCCGGCTCCGGCGCATGTCCAGCCGGCGGTCGGGAATCGCGCGCCGGTCGGGGAAGTGGATCTTCGCCACCTGGATGCGGCGCATGGCCAGGCGCCGGTCGATGAGCCTGGGCGCCACGTCCCACACCCGCCACTGGGTGCCGGCGGAGTCGGTGAAGCGACGGTATGGCATCGAAGGGTCTGCCTCCAGGCGGGTGATCCGGGGAACGAATGGGGGGAACACGTCAAATCTACACGCGCACGCCCGCATCTCCAAGACGGCCGTGCGGGCGGAGTGTACACGGTGGACGACCGCCCGGGCAGCCCGCCGCGGACCCGGCGGTGTATCAAACGGCGCGTGCGGATGTTGCAGGACGACCGTAGCGGCTTGCAGGCGCGCCAACTAAGTTACCGCCGCCTTGCCCGTCCACCCCGCAGGCAAGGGGACGCGGACGGGCGTTCCCGGCGCGCCCCAGGGCGCGCCCACGAAGGTGACCCATGGCTGATCTTCGCGACTTCCACGGCCCCAACGCGGGCTACGTGCTGGACCTCTACGAGCGCTTCCGGCGCGACCCCTCCTCGGTGGACGAGGGGTGGCGCTCCTTCTTCGCGTCGTTCACCCCGCCGGCCGAGGCGCCCGCGGCCGCGCCCGCGGAGGGCGGGGCCGCGCCGGCCGCCGCCGGGGTCGACGTCGAGAAGCTGGTGCGCGCGCGCGAGCTCTCGCGCACCATCCGCACGCGCGGGCACACCGCGGCCAGGCTCGATCCGCTGGGGTCGGAGCCGGACCGCGACCCGGCGCTCTCGCCCGCCTTCCACGAGCTCACCGAGGACGACCTGGCGGCGCTCCCGGCCGCCGTCGTGCTCACCCCCGACCCGGCCTCGCGCACGGCGCTGGACGAGGTGCGCCGCCTCTGCGGCATCTACTCGGGGACCATCGGCTACGACTACCACCACATCCCGAACGCCGAGGAGCGCAACTGGCTGCGCCAGGCGATCGAGACCGGCCGCTACCGGGAGCCCCTCTCGGCCGAGGAGCGGAAGGACCTCCTGCAGCGCCTGTCGCAGGTGGAGGGGTTCGAGAAGTTCCTGCACCGCGCCTTCTTCGGCCAGAAGCGCTTCTCCATCGAGGGGACCGACGCCATGGTCCCCATGCTCGACGAGCTGGTGCGCGAGGCCGCCCGGGCGGGCGCGAAGGACGTGATCGTGGGGATGGCGCACCGCGGGCGGCTGAACGTGCTCACCCACGTGATGGAGAAGCCGTACGCGCTGATGCTGGCCGGCTTCCAGAGCGCCCAGCGCGCCCCCGGCGTCGACGACGCGCAGAACACCGACGAGCCCTCGGGCGACGTCAAGTACCACATGGGGTGGAAGGACGAGCGCGAGATCGAGGGGACCACCATCCGCCTCACCCTCTCGCCCAACCCCAGCCACCTGGAGTTCGTGAACCCCGTGGTGGTGGGGATGACCCGCGCCGCGCAGGACGACACGTCTCGGCCGGGGCCGCCGCGGGTGGACCACGGCCAGGCGCTGGCGGTGCTCATCCACGGCGACGCCGCCTTCCCCGGGCAGGGCGTGGTGGCCGAGACGTTCAACATGAGCGCGCTGAAGGGCTACACGGTGGGCGGCACCGTGCACCTGATCGCCAACAACCAGGTGGGCTTCACCACCGATCCGCAGGACGACCGCTCCACCCGCTACGCCAGCGACCTGGCCAAGGGCTTCGAGGTCCCCGTCGTCCACGTCAACGCCGACGACCCCGAGGCGTGCCTGGCGGTCACGCGCCTGGCCTTCGCCTACCGCCAGCGGTTCCGCAAGGACTTCGTCGTCGACCTGGTGGGCTACCGGCGCTGGGGGCACAACGAGGGCGACGAGCCGCTCTTCACCCAGCCGCTGATGTACGAGGCGATCCGCACCCACCCCACCGCGCGCGAGCTCTTCGCCCGGCGGCTGGTGGAGGAGGGCGTCGTCACGCAGGAAGAGGCCGACGCCATGCTGCAGCGGGTGAGCGACGAGCTGTCGCGCACGCTGGAGTCGCTCGGCGAGGGCGGCGGCCACGACGACGAGGACGACGAGGAGCCCTCGCCCAACGGCCGCCGCGCCGACGCGCGGGAGACCGGCGTCCCCGCCGAGCGGCTGCGCGAGCTGAACGAGGCGCTGCTCCGGCGCCCCGAGGGCTTCACCCCCAACGCCCGCCTGGACAGGAACGTGCTCCAGAAGCGGCGCGACGCGCTGGAGTCGGCCCAGCCGGCCGTCGACTGGGGGCACGCCGAGACGCTGGCCTTCGCCTCGCTCCTGGTGGAGGGCGTCCCCGTGCGCCTCACCGGGCAGGACGCCGAGCGCGGCACCTTCAGCCACCGCCACGTGGTGCTGCACGACGCGAAGACCGGCGCCGTCTACAACGTGCTGCACGGGCTGGAGCAGGCGCGGGCCAGCTTCGAGGCCTGCAACTCGCCGCTCTCGGAGATGTCGGCGCTGGGCTTCGAGTACGGCTACTCGGTGCTCGACCCGCAGGCGCTGGTGGTGTGGGAGGCGCAGTTCGGCGACTTCGCCAACGGCGCGCAGGTGATCATCGACCAGTTCCTGGCGGCCTCGCACGTGAAGTGGGAGCAGCGCTCGGGGCTGGTCCTCCTCCTCCCGCACGGCTACGAGGGGCAGGGGCCCGAGCACTCCAGCGCCCGCCTGGAGCGCTTCCTCCAGCTGAGCGCCGAGGACAACCTGCGGGTGGCCAACTGCACCACCGCCGCGCAGTACTTCCACCTCCTGCGCCGGCAGGCCGCGCTCCTGG
It contains:
- a CDS encoding metallophosphoesterase — its product is MSSPDYVFSWIHLSDIHFGHGNTGYKYNQRIVLEFMKRDIVDLVENRTVPAPHAIIVTGDIAFSGAAVQDWEYARAAEWLQGIAGEVDVRADRVFVIPGNHDVQLNADADGNVSRLRSELWEGADISAALSTPADRELLARRVANYQAFAREFAPANTEAGIQGDGLYWRYRLPVNDQFSILLVGMNTALLCTGKAGDHDRRHLQVGNQQFAELFLDGVEEDDFVIALSHHPFDWLKDGEDLRALLPRVSHLYLSGHEHKAEGWGLRRLDGAEIVWVASGAVHDDQNASHRQHGYSVCSLWRSRKGRLILRVWPRLWTGSGDFVTNYHLVKKGDFADQRTRFRMTPAKAGAASAPPAAGSGSSWVSTNEREVPELQFGVLTCGHRDGVPGAAGGDRADPGGRTTLLDQWVRESYQRLPDGLLAPEDRSFRIAGFSTVLCSDPRERLEEVLGRPPSALVLLRVDSGRCQECSAAVARVVDRAREIGVRVLVVWRAPTEVPSDLLHSAVRFDYLPSLAAFSAGSPAPDLAAEKHNFLGWVKEIGDAQPRHPAVGIGVLLLNPEGELLLTRRRKSPEPQTYGTFGGPLGIRRNIAAELRRYAERELRLSGDDIDIGPLLCYSDVHDGLRHYVDLSFLAVADRSIRPIINDANHEWIGYRGEEPVYWFTFGEVMEFYAQDMLFTPVKTAFERLCILCLSTFATRGLLSRTERNPLEAISLTLELDGLRRRITNLPSAREIMRFLSQEKIQVNDPPAVVAGGAP
- a CDS encoding NUDIX hydrolase, which encodes MNVQAARVTLGLTGVRRGRSASRTTVHPFRPLPLRSPSPITLAGSVILDPAGRVLLLHRCVPGREQWETPGGKVEDGESAEEAARRETREELGVEVRLVRPLGTASFHEGASEWHYHWFLAEVVSGAPALQEPQKHDQLRFFSWEQLREMESQLSANTRNLLAAALAGRFDPPAPAAAPPAGPYRRPS
- a CDS encoding 2-oxoglutarate dehydrogenase E1 component gives rise to the protein MADLRDFHGPNAGYVLDLYERFRRDPSSVDEGWRSFFASFTPPAEAPAAAPAEGGAAPAAAGVDVEKLVRARELSRTIRTRGHTAARLDPLGSEPDRDPALSPAFHELTEDDLAALPAAVVLTPDPASRTALDEVRRLCGIYSGTIGYDYHHIPNAEERNWLRQAIETGRYREPLSAEERKDLLQRLSQVEGFEKFLHRAFFGQKRFSIEGTDAMVPMLDELVREAARAGAKDVIVGMAHRGRLNVLTHVMEKPYALMLAGFQSAQRAPGVDDAQNTDEPSGDVKYHMGWKDEREIEGTTIRLTLSPNPSHLEFVNPVVVGMTRAAQDDTSRPGPPRVDHGQALAVLIHGDAAFPGQGVVAETFNMSALKGYTVGGTVHLIANNQVGFTTDPQDDRSTRYASDLAKGFEVPVVHVNADDPEACLAVTRLAFAYRQRFRKDFVVDLVGYRRWGHNEGDEPLFTQPLMYEAIRTHPTARELFARRLVEEGVVTQEEADAMLQRVSDELSRTLESLGEGGGHDDEDDEEPSPNGRRADARETGVPAERLRELNEALLRRPEGFTPNARLDRNVLQKRRDALESAQPAVDWGHAETLAFASLLVEGVPVRLTGQDAERGTFSHRHVVLHDAKTGAVYNVLHGLEQARASFEACNSPLSEMSALGFEYGYSVLDPQALVVWEAQFGDFANGAQVIIDQFLAASHVKWEQRSGLVLLLPHGYEGQGPEHSSARLERFLQLSAEDNLRVANCTTAAQYFHLLRRQAALLGTDPRPLVLMSPKSLLRHPLAAATLEQLATGRFHPVLVDRPFGGHAEGVTRLLLCSGKVYVDLVGTGDEQRAERLSIEGVDRVAVARVEELYPFPAEEIEQALASFPALREVVWVQEEPRNMGAWSFAAPRLREILGELPLRYEGRPERASPAEGFAHRHTTAQARIVRAALSGAPAFAAEPAGDTLIGKRKL
- a CDS encoding MGMT family protein; the encoded protein is MTEEPSAYERMYRVVRRIPAGRVATYGQVAALAGLPGRARQAGYALHALPAHTAVPWHRVVNAAGRISLGRGRGGADLEQRFRLEAEGVEFDGNGRISLERFGWKPRRRVG